A window from Oncorhynchus masou masou isolate Uvic2021 unplaced genomic scaffold, UVic_Omas_1.1 unplaced_scaffold_871, whole genome shotgun sequence encodes these proteins:
- the LOC135537911 gene encoding mitochondrial import inner membrane translocase subunit Tim10 — MDPEKAQQLAAELEVEMMADMYNRMTNACHRKCVPPHYKEAELSKGEAVCLDRCVAKYLDLHERLGRKLTELSVQDEEMMRKNAIGQ, encoded by the exons ATGGACCCAGAGAAAGCACAGCAACTGGCGGCGGAACTAGAAGTGGAAATGATGGCTGATATGTACAATCG GATGACCAACGCGTGCCACAGGAAGTGCGTTCCCCCCCACTACAAAGAGGCAGAGCTGTCTAAAGGGGAGGCGGTCTGTCTGGACCGCTGTGTGGCTAAGTACCTGGATCTACACGAGAGGCTGGGCCGCAAGCTCACCGAGCTCTCCGTTCAGGACGAGGAGATGATGAGGAAGAATGCTATTGgacaataa